A region from the Desulfoglaeba alkanexedens ALDC genome encodes:
- a CDS encoding MlaE family ABC transporter permease has product MTGWIQALGRTTLNQISGLGRAFLFLVNTVEGVFRPPGKWRFVVKDVYFIGTKSLFVIGFTAAFSGMVLGLQGYYSLSRVGSEGVLGAAVALSLIRELGPVLSALMVTGRAGSAICAEIGIMRIEEQIDALECMAIDPHSYLIAPRLVASLIAVPLLTAVFDVVGIFGGYLVGVELLGVNPGAYLDSMQTSVEWFDVYMGIVKSLVFAALLIWICTYKGYYAGVDRGVFGPEDVSRATTDAVVVSSVAILVSDYVATSLLL; this is encoded by the coding sequence ATGACCGGATGGATTCAGGCGCTCGGACGGACCACCTTGAACCAGATCTCCGGATTGGGACGGGCGTTCCTGTTTCTGGTCAACACCGTCGAGGGCGTGTTCCGGCCGCCGGGGAAGTGGCGGTTCGTGGTCAAAGACGTCTATTTCATCGGCACTAAGTCGCTTTTCGTGATCGGCTTTACCGCCGCTTTTTCCGGCATGGTCCTTGGGCTGCAAGGCTATTACTCGCTCTCGAGAGTCGGCTCCGAAGGGGTTCTCGGGGCGGCCGTGGCCCTGAGCCTCATCCGGGAGCTGGGACCGGTGCTTTCGGCGCTCATGGTCACCGGCCGGGCGGGTTCGGCGATTTGCGCGGAAATCGGCATTATGAGGATCGAGGAACAGATCGACGCCCTGGAATGCATGGCCATCGATCCTCACAGCTACCTCATCGCCCCCCGGCTTGTGGCTTCCCTCATCGCCGTTCCGCTTCTGACCGCCGTCTTCGACGTAGTGGGAATCTTCGGCGGCTATCTGGTGGGGGTGGAGTTGCTGGGCGTCAACCCGGGAGCCTATCTCGACAGTATGCAGACCAGTGTGGAATGGTTCGATGTTTATATGGGGATCGTCAAGTCGCTGGTTTTCGCGGCACTCCTGATCTGGATCTGTACCTACAAGGGCTATTACGCGGGGGTCGACCGGGGAGTTTTCGGTCCGGAAGACGTGAGCCGGGCCACGACCGACGCGGTGGTGGTATCGTCGGTGGCTATCCTGGTGAGCGACTACGTTGCGACGTCCCTGCTGCTTTGA
- the mlaD gene encoding outer membrane lipid asymmetry maintenance protein MlaD, with protein sequence MERKGLELGVGVFVLFGLVCLAYLSLNLGDVQLFGGWGYTVTARFASVSGLKEKAGVTMAGVNIGEVDKIRLEQGEAVVTLRIQEGVRLEEDVIASVKTMGIIGDKYISITPGGSDRYIEPGGRIMDTVPPLDIEELLGKFVFGTLKE encoded by the coding sequence ATGGAAAGGAAAGGACTCGAACTGGGCGTCGGAGTCTTCGTGCTGTTCGGACTGGTCTGCCTTGCCTACCTGTCGCTGAATCTCGGCGATGTGCAGCTGTTCGGGGGGTGGGGCTACACGGTCACCGCCCGCTTCGCCAGCGTTTCGGGACTGAAGGAAAAGGCCGGCGTCACCATGGCTGGAGTGAACATCGGCGAGGTGGACAAGATCCGTCTCGAACAGGGCGAAGCCGTGGTGACGCTTCGGATTCAGGAAGGCGTGAGGCTCGAAGAGGACGTCATCGCCAGCGTCAAGACCATGGGGATTATCGGCGACAAGTACATTTCCATCACCCCGGGAGGATCCGACCGCTACATCGAGCCGGGTGGGAGGATCATGGACACCGTGCCGCCTCTCGACATCGAAGAGCTTCTCGGCAAGTTCGTCTTCGGTACGCTCAAAGAATAA